Proteins found in one Myxococcaceae bacterium JPH2 genomic segment:
- a CDS encoding protein kinase, with protein sequence MRCSTCHRRVVERCPLHPANATRAEGTPAPALPIVPGHMALGVLGQGGFGRVYLARREADGHTVALKVLERHSLDRLGREREALRRIGPPAVPALLGECATAAGEPILVMEAIAGVTLAHHLATQPGSGALPWSRAQALMVGMAEALVRVHDARIVHRDLKPENVMLAGPRVVLLDFGLARPEDTLDQPAPAPTVTLTGQRLGTPEYMAPEQCQDARRIDTRADLYSLGVVFFEMLSGRPPFVGNASAVLQAQVALRPPPLAGDVPSAVTALVQRLLAKAPEARFADARALVEALRAVPALAEVSVQAFEKPTVLQARCSVRDVALLGVRTRLSPASVFAPLLPLGAVMGRMDPGQVIVAFPHAPTVERGLHFARKAAEALTPLLPEGSRIALHCAPLRVRERGDRVTLAGAALEHPGRWWPVSAEAGLVPRTPEALSHSGTWGDTPRAPVAELAPPCSELEGRDADLDWLRAGLSRARETGAPVLLTLLGSEGLGKTRLLAEWHRELEQLPGVQSLRIEPSRSEGASDDSGPRELVAAVLGLPPDTSHAEAVRALLAPETPPSASGTTHPAAHRQHIARAVAEHLGRLAAQGPRVVLVDDAHLLDPIALDALELATLATAHAPLCVVLAGQPGLLGLRPYLGERARDSARRVLAPLDDEAARTVLRQLLRPVELVPEGLLRTLGERCGGSPLRMAETVRSLRAAGALRSQTDGQGWYLATDAMHGLATDSPDERLAERGLATLPSGLRALLFVAALLGDEVRLDEVTATLARLEPSCGLDLSHDPGVGLGRLARAGLLSARGPGRWRFEHPSLREAFAALLPAPLVHRVCEAALAALPDAPTPRRARLAEAAGDVDHALALHSLLAESARREHRLLDAERHYTAALDLLTRGESPVRRLLLSGRGRVRYRLQRIDDAVADLRAARALAETQGDVLLAVDLMLEEATALDWQDDTEGSTALLERALGRLEKTAPPELAARQELARARVIVRRGDAAAAVPALERAARLARDAGETEAEVISLAMLGAMLAWTERREESEQRFNEAIARCEATGDLLHLGVALNNRVVLRVAQRDVAGACSDLERAVALGREWGNVQIERTSAFNLAELLLYQGRTTEALPLARRAGQLSQRFFPHSMAQDGLLLARLSLAVGDLDGTARQLAWLEETGAARRLPLGSRVLQHAVMRGLGEAQGAHAYDGAQWARLSAEAQEHCTPDERLEVLVAAAEAARAAQDAPRLRSILDEANAAIRIAPLWTERVRELSRSHSDRTEATA encoded by the coding sequence ATGCGCTGCTCGACCTGTCACCGACGCGTGGTGGAGCGGTGTCCCCTGCATCCCGCGAACGCGACGCGCGCCGAGGGGACGCCCGCCCCCGCACTGCCCATTGTCCCAGGACACATGGCCCTGGGAGTCCTCGGCCAGGGAGGCTTCGGGCGCGTCTACCTGGCGCGACGCGAGGCGGATGGCCACACGGTGGCGCTCAAGGTCTTGGAGCGACACAGCCTCGACCGCCTGGGCCGCGAGCGCGAGGCGCTGCGGCGGATTGGCCCACCCGCCGTCCCCGCGTTGCTGGGCGAGTGCGCCACGGCCGCGGGTGAGCCCATCCTGGTGATGGAGGCCATCGCGGGCGTCACGCTGGCCCATCACCTCGCGACGCAGCCGGGGTCAGGCGCCCTGCCCTGGTCCCGAGCCCAGGCGTTGATGGTGGGCATGGCCGAGGCCCTCGTCCGCGTGCACGACGCGCGGATCGTGCACCGCGACCTCAAGCCCGAGAACGTGATGCTCGCGGGGCCGCGCGTGGTGCTGCTCGACTTCGGGTTGGCTCGCCCCGAGGACACGCTGGATCAGCCCGCGCCGGCGCCCACCGTGACGCTCACGGGCCAGCGGCTGGGAACGCCCGAGTACATGGCTCCGGAGCAGTGCCAGGACGCTCGGCGCATCGACACGCGCGCGGACCTCTACAGCCTGGGCGTCGTCTTCTTCGAGATGCTGAGTGGACGGCCGCCGTTCGTGGGCAACGCGTCCGCGGTCCTCCAGGCCCAGGTGGCACTCAGACCGCCGCCGCTCGCCGGTGACGTGCCTTCCGCCGTCACAGCGCTCGTGCAGCGGCTGTTGGCCAAGGCACCCGAGGCGCGGTTCGCGGACGCGCGAGCGCTCGTCGAGGCGCTCCGAGCGGTGCCAGCCCTGGCCGAAGTCTCCGTGCAGGCGTTCGAGAAGCCCACGGTGCTTCAAGCTCGCTGCTCCGTCCGCGACGTGGCGCTGCTGGGTGTGCGGACCCGCTTGTCTCCCGCCTCCGTCTTCGCTCCGCTGCTCCCGCTGGGCGCGGTCATGGGGCGGATGGATCCAGGCCAGGTGATTGTCGCGTTCCCGCACGCGCCCACGGTGGAGCGCGGTCTGCACTTCGCGAGGAAGGCCGCCGAAGCCCTCACTCCACTCTTGCCCGAGGGTTCGCGGATCGCGCTCCACTGCGCTCCATTGCGGGTCCGCGAGCGGGGGGATCGCGTCACCCTCGCGGGTGCGGCGCTGGAGCACCCGGGGCGCTGGTGGCCTGTGTCCGCGGAAGCGGGCTTGGTCCCTCGGACCCCGGAGGCCCTGTCCCACAGCGGCACATGGGGCGACACGCCTCGCGCGCCCGTGGCCGAACTTGCTCCGCCATGCTCCGAACTCGAGGGACGAGACGCGGACCTGGACTGGCTGCGAGCAGGGCTCTCGCGGGCACGGGAGACAGGGGCGCCCGTGTTGCTCACGCTGCTGGGAAGCGAAGGGCTGGGCAAGACCCGCCTGCTGGCCGAGTGGCATCGCGAGCTGGAGCAACTGCCCGGCGTGCAGAGCTTGCGGATCGAGCCGTCACGCTCCGAGGGCGCCTCCGACGACAGCGGCCCCAGGGAACTCGTGGCCGCCGTGCTGGGCCTGCCACCCGACACGTCCCATGCCGAGGCGGTGCGTGCACTCCTCGCACCGGAGACCCCACCGTCCGCATCCGGAACAACTCATCCCGCGGCGCACCGGCAGCACATCGCGCGCGCGGTGGCGGAGCACCTGGGGCGACTTGCCGCCCAGGGACCTCGGGTCGTGTTGGTGGACGACGCGCACCTGCTCGACCCCATCGCGCTGGATGCACTGGAGCTGGCGACCCTGGCGACGGCACACGCGCCCCTGTGCGTGGTGCTCGCGGGCCAGCCTGGACTCTTGGGCCTGCGCCCCTATCTGGGTGAACGTGCCCGAGACTCCGCGCGCAGGGTGCTCGCCCCGCTGGACGACGAGGCCGCGCGCACCGTGCTGCGACAGTTGCTGCGGCCGGTGGAGCTGGTGCCCGAGGGACTGCTGCGAACGCTGGGGGAGCGCTGCGGTGGATCGCCGCTGCGCATGGCTGAGACCGTGCGCTCACTGCGCGCCGCAGGGGCGCTGCGTTCCCAGACAGATGGTCAGGGCTGGTATCTGGCGACGGACGCGATGCATGGACTCGCGACCGACAGCCCGGATGAACGCCTCGCGGAGCGAGGGCTCGCGACGCTGCCTTCGGGCCTGCGCGCCCTGCTCTTCGTGGCCGCGCTGCTGGGCGACGAGGTCCGGCTGGACGAGGTGACGGCCACCCTCGCGCGCTTGGAACCATCCTGCGGGCTGGACCTCTCGCATGATCCGGGCGTGGGCCTGGGACGGCTGGCGCGCGCGGGACTCCTCAGCGCACGGGGTCCCGGCCGGTGGCGCTTCGAGCACCCCAGCCTCCGCGAGGCCTTCGCGGCGCTCCTGCCCGCGCCCCTCGTGCACCGCGTCTGTGAGGCCGCGCTCGCCGCGCTTCCGGATGCCCCCACGCCGCGCCGCGCTCGACTCGCCGAGGCCGCGGGAGACGTGGACCACGCGCTGGCGCTTCATTCGCTCCTGGCCGAGTCCGCGCGAAGGGAGCACCGACTGCTGGACGCCGAGCGCCACTACACCGCCGCGCTGGACCTGCTGACACGAGGCGAGTCCCCCGTCCGGAGACTCCTCCTGTCGGGCCGAGGACGCGTGCGCTACCGCCTTCAGCGCATCGACGATGCCGTGGCGGATCTGCGTGCGGCGCGGGCGCTCGCGGAGACCCAGGGCGACGTCCTGCTGGCGGTGGACCTGATGCTGGAGGAGGCCACCGCGCTGGACTGGCAGGACGACACCGAGGGCTCCACGGCGCTGCTCGAACGGGCCCTGGGTCGCTTGGAGAAGACCGCGCCGCCCGAGCTGGCCGCGCGCCAGGAGTTGGCCCGTGCGCGAGTCATCGTGCGGCGAGGCGACGCAGCGGCGGCGGTGCCCGCGCTGGAGCGCGCGGCGAGGCTGGCCCGGGACGCGGGAGAGACGGAGGCAGAGGTCATCTCATTGGCCATGCTCGGCGCCATGCTCGCGTGGACGGAGCGGCGCGAGGAATCCGAGCAACGCTTCAACGAGGCCATCGCGCGCTGTGAGGCCACGGGCGATCTGCTGCACCTGGGCGTCGCGCTCAACAACCGCGTGGTGCTGCGCGTGGCGCAGCGGGATGTCGCGGGCGCATGCTCGGATCTGGAGCGCGCCGTGGCGCTGGGACGCGAATGGGGCAACGTGCAGATCGAGCGCACGTCCGCCTTCAACCTCGCGGAGCTGCTCCTCTACCAGGGCCGCACCACCGAGGCGCTTCCGCTCGCCCGTCGCGCGGGACAGCTCAGCCAGCGATTCTTCCCCCACTCCATGGCCCAGGATGGCCTGCTGCTGGCGCGCCTGTCCCTCGCGGTGGGTGACCTCGACGGCACCGCGCGACAGCTCGCGTGGCTGGAGGAGACGGGCGCCGCGCGGAGGTTGCCCCTGGGGAGCCGCGTCCTCCAGCACGCGGTGATGCGCGGCCTGGGTGAAGCCCAAGGGGCCCACGCCTACGACGGCGCGCAGTGGGCACGGCTCTCTGCCGAGGCACAGGAGCACTGCACACCGGATGAACGATTGGAGGTCCTCGTCGCGGCGGCGGAGGCCGCACGCGCAGCGCAGGACGCGCCGCGCCTCCGCTCCATCCTGGACGAAGCGAACGCCGCGATACGCATCGCCCCGCTGTGGACCGAGCGCGTCCGTGAACTCTCTCGTTCCCACTCGGACCGAACCGAGGCCACGGCATGA
- a CDS encoding serine/threonine protein kinase yields MNNRRPPFPDETASLTDSEPELSLYGDELEPGARVGPWIVEARVHPGLTAWLYRARHERTRELAALKVVRSRYSMASEVLRRFQQEADTLRALLHPHIVEVRESGELSDGRPWLAMEWLEGGSLDAWLAHRGPFSLAEALTVLEELGDALQLAHAQGVLHRDLKAQNVMMVPQPEGFRVKLVDFGIAQVRARGGSQGLTSEGAVLGTPSAMAPEQIRGQAVDARTDQYALGVLLYQLLTGRLPFSGTSAVELEEQHLHAPAPRLGEHVKAPTGVCEAARRAMAKRPEERFPDVATFLGALRAALGHEAPRSTTPWVAAMFVDVRFPEGTEDPSDAAMDARDAAVDHVRNTLLAAGWTLKAESSNAILARSALPSSTPATHAAVRTLAERALAGALREAGAWAEVHLYADVARDTPRDLEQWATGGGSAGALQFGPGLIPEST; encoded by the coding sequence ATGAACAACCGTCGGCCGCCGTTCCCAGACGAGACAGCCTCCCTCACGGACTCCGAGCCCGAGCTCTCGCTCTACGGTGACGAGTTGGAGCCCGGCGCGCGCGTGGGCCCTTGGATTGTCGAGGCCCGTGTCCATCCCGGGCTCACCGCGTGGCTGTACCGCGCCAGGCATGAGCGAACGCGAGAACTCGCGGCGCTGAAGGTGGTGCGCTCGCGCTACTCGATGGCGAGCGAAGTGCTCCGCCGCTTTCAGCAAGAGGCCGACACGCTCCGCGCACTGCTCCACCCGCACATCGTCGAGGTACGCGAATCCGGCGAGCTGTCGGACGGACGACCGTGGTTGGCGATGGAGTGGCTGGAGGGCGGGAGCCTGGACGCATGGCTCGCGCACCGGGGCCCCTTCTCGCTCGCGGAGGCACTGACCGTGCTGGAGGAACTGGGCGACGCGCTACAGCTCGCCCATGCGCAGGGCGTCCTGCACCGCGACCTGAAGGCCCAGAACGTGATGATGGTCCCTCAGCCCGAGGGCTTCCGCGTGAAGCTCGTGGACTTTGGCATCGCCCAGGTTCGCGCGCGCGGAGGCAGCCAGGGATTGACCTCGGAGGGCGCGGTGCTCGGGACGCCCTCGGCCATGGCGCCGGAGCAGATTCGCGGGCAGGCCGTGGACGCTCGCACGGATCAGTACGCGCTGGGCGTCCTGCTCTACCAGCTCCTCACGGGACGACTGCCCTTCTCGGGCACGAGCGCGGTGGAGTTGGAGGAGCAGCACCTGCACGCGCCGGCGCCGCGACTGGGTGAGCACGTGAAGGCTCCCACGGGCGTGTGTGAAGCAGCGCGCCGAGCCATGGCCAAGCGCCCCGAGGAGCGATTCCCAGACGTGGCCACGTTCCTGGGCGCACTGCGAGCGGCGCTCGGGCACGAAGCCCCACGTTCCACCACGCCCTGGGTGGCAGCGATGTTCGTGGACGTGCGCTTCCCCGAAGGGACCGAGGATCCCTCCGACGCGGCGATGGACGCGCGAGATGCCGCCGTGGACCACGTGCGCAATACCCTCCTCGCGGCGGGTTGGACGCTGAAAGCCGAGAGCAGCAATGCCATCCTCGCTCGGAGCGCCCTCCCATCGAGCACGCCCGCGACGCACGCGGCCGTGCGAACCCTGGCCGAGCGAGCCCTGGCCGGGGCCCTCCGCGAAGCCGGCGCCTGGGCCGAGGTGCACCTCTACGCTGACGTCGCGCGCGACACGCCACGGGACCTGGAGCAGTGGGCCACGGGAGGAGGGAGCGCGGGCGCGCTGCAATTCGGCCCTGGACTCATTCCTGAGTCGACGTGA
- a CDS encoding nucleotide exchange factor GrpE produces MTGNTHNDTQTEATEAATPTPEGGPAQDVPGKEGAPAVDAEKARLQADLDASRRRVDELARAYQALNKDREEFKQRLTRERERMIDVERGDVAVTLLEAIDELDRALSMGGEDGSSLAQGVRMIRDSLLRKVQAAGIERLQVVGQSFDPNLAEAADMEITPVPEDDQRIVAEVRAGYRLKDRIIRPARVKVAKYIPPANA; encoded by the coding sequence ATGACCGGCAACACGCACAACGACACGCAGACGGAGGCCACCGAGGCCGCGACCCCCACCCCCGAGGGTGGCCCCGCCCAGGATGTCCCGGGCAAGGAGGGCGCACCGGCCGTGGATGCGGAGAAGGCGCGGCTCCAGGCCGACCTGGACGCCTCGCGCCGCCGCGTGGATGAGCTCGCTCGGGCCTACCAGGCGCTCAACAAGGACCGCGAGGAGTTCAAGCAGCGCCTGACGCGCGAGCGCGAGCGGATGATCGACGTCGAGCGCGGCGATGTGGCCGTCACGCTGCTGGAGGCCATCGACGAGCTGGACCGGGCCCTGAGCATGGGCGGCGAGGACGGCTCCTCGTTGGCGCAGGGCGTCCGGATGATCCGCGACAGCCTGCTGCGCAAGGTGCAGGCGGCCGGCATCGAGCGCCTCCAGGTGGTGGGGCAGTCGTTCGATCCCAACCTGGCCGAGGCCGCGGACATGGAGATCACCCCCGTGCCCGAGGACGACCAGAGAATCGTCGCCGAGGTGCGGGCGGGCTACCGCCTGAAGGACCGGATCATCCGGCCGGCCCGGGTGAAGGTGGCCAAGTACATCCCGCC
- a CDS encoding helix-turn-helix transcriptional regulator, giving the protein MTTSRRERAEALGSTLKAARQQAGLSMEEVAEYLELPVEVLARVERGVMVPTIPTLTRLCVLLKLDPDALPDLPELSD; this is encoded by the coding sequence ATGACGACGAGTCGCAGAGAGCGGGCCGAGGCACTGGGCTCGACGCTGAAGGCGGCACGGCAACAGGCCGGGCTCTCCATGGAAGAAGTCGCCGAGTACCTGGAACTCCCCGTGGAAGTCCTCGCCCGGGTGGAGCGCGGGGTGATGGTGCCGACCATCCCCACGCTGACGCGCCTGTGTGTGTTGCTGAAGCTTGACCCGGACGCGTTGCCGGACCTGCCTGAGCTGAGCGACTGA
- a CDS encoding (deoxy)nucleoside triphosphate pyrophosphohydrolase: protein MARRHVRVVGAMLQNDEGRYLITQRPPKASLPLLWEFPGGRVEEGEDDAEALARELREEMGVDIEVLDQAMHTRHEYPTYDIDFRVFHCRLSDARTPIQHLRVHDHRWVGLDEMSQYRFPDADAKTLAKLLDLDS from the coding sequence ATGGCCCGCCGTCACGTCCGCGTCGTCGGCGCGATGCTCCAGAACGATGAGGGGCGCTACCTCATCACCCAGCGACCCCCCAAGGCGTCGCTGCCCCTCTTGTGGGAGTTCCCGGGCGGTCGCGTGGAGGAGGGCGAGGACGATGCCGAGGCGCTCGCCCGCGAGCTTCGCGAGGAGATGGGCGTGGACATCGAGGTGCTCGACCAGGCGATGCACACCCGCCACGAGTACCCGACCTATGACATCGACTTCCGCGTGTTCCACTGTCGGCTGAGTGACGCTCGCACTCCCATCCAGCACCTGCGGGTGCACGATCACCGCTGGGTCGGGTTGGACGAGATGTCTCAGTATCGATTCCCGGACGCCGACGCGAAGACACTCGCCAAGCTGCTCGACCTGGATTCCTGA
- the ftsH gene encoding ATP-dependent zinc metalloprotease FtsH: protein MGPRGKKPDKPTPTRGGFKFGSPLGYILLLVLGFLLFRNVFQDAGVRRVSYSQLRDAIENGQFSRVQISNEWVKGFLKENAQPPAGEQKTLRSEPSALPWMAYRVPGDDELIPLLEEKGIQFEAVPQSSFSEVLWIWLLPMGLLILFWSFMMRRMTGGIGQGPQSVMSFGKTRAKVQAESDTGVGFKDVAGVDEAVEELREIVEFLKTPEKFRRLGGRIPKGVLLVGPPGTGKTLLARAVAGEAGVPFFSLSGSEFVEMFVGVGAARVRDLFAQATAKAPCIIFIDELDAIGKSRNAGIAGGHDEREQTLNQLLAEMDGFDSRAGLIILAATNRPEILDSALMRPGRFDRQVLVDRPDKRGRERVLEIHSHGVKLGPDVDLRVIASRTPGFVGADLANVVNEAALLAARRNRDAVMRADFEEAIERVVAGLEKKNRRMNEREKEIVAHHEAGHAVVGWMLPYAERVTKVSIIPRGLAALGYTMSLPLEDRYLMSLEELRDKMAGMMGGRAAEELFVGEISTGASNDLKQATEIARMMVRDYGMSSLGPVALGSEHGPGFLRSAGIPETRSYSEQTARMIDEEVHKLVAEALERARHVLNTHRDKVQAVAARLLATEVIEEDAMITILGPKVIAERGLLHPEARAVISAHPVAPNEPETPPTQHSDSPVDA from the coding sequence ATGGGGCCCCGTGGAAAGAAGCCAGACAAACCCACGCCAACGCGCGGCGGGTTCAAGTTTGGCTCGCCACTGGGCTACATCCTGTTGCTGGTCCTGGGATTCTTGCTGTTCCGCAATGTCTTCCAGGACGCGGGCGTGCGGCGCGTGAGCTACAGCCAACTGCGCGACGCCATCGAGAACGGGCAGTTCAGTCGCGTTCAGATTTCCAACGAGTGGGTGAAGGGCTTCCTCAAGGAGAACGCCCAGCCGCCGGCCGGTGAGCAGAAGACACTGCGCAGCGAGCCCAGCGCGCTGCCGTGGATGGCCTACCGCGTCCCGGGCGATGACGAACTCATCCCGCTCCTCGAGGAGAAGGGCATCCAGTTCGAGGCGGTGCCCCAGTCCAGCTTCAGCGAGGTGTTGTGGATCTGGCTGCTGCCCATGGGCCTGCTCATCCTCTTCTGGAGCTTCATGATGCGCCGGATGACGGGCGGCATCGGCCAGGGCCCCCAGAGCGTGATGAGCTTCGGCAAGACGCGCGCGAAGGTGCAGGCCGAGTCGGACACGGGCGTGGGCTTCAAGGACGTGGCCGGCGTGGACGAGGCGGTGGAGGAGCTGCGCGAGATTGTCGAGTTCCTCAAGACGCCGGAGAAGTTCCGGCGCTTGGGCGGACGCATCCCCAAGGGCGTGCTGCTGGTGGGGCCGCCGGGCACGGGCAAGACGCTCTTGGCGCGCGCGGTGGCGGGCGAGGCCGGAGTGCCCTTCTTCAGCCTCTCGGGCTCCGAGTTCGTGGAGATGTTCGTGGGCGTGGGCGCGGCGCGCGTCCGCGACCTCTTCGCGCAGGCCACGGCGAAGGCCCCCTGCATCATCTTCATCGATGAGCTGGATGCCATTGGCAAGAGCCGCAACGCGGGCATCGCGGGCGGCCATGACGAGCGCGAGCAGACGCTCAACCAGCTCCTCGCGGAGATGGATGGCTTTGACAGTCGCGCGGGCCTCATCATCCTGGCGGCCACCAACCGCCCGGAGATTCTCGACAGCGCGCTGATGCGCCCGGGACGGTTCGATCGTCAGGTGCTGGTGGACCGCCCGGACAAGCGCGGGCGCGAGCGGGTGCTGGAGATCCACTCGCACGGGGTGAAGCTGGGGCCGGACGTGGACCTGCGCGTGATTGCCTCGCGCACGCCGGGCTTCGTGGGCGCGGATCTGGCCAACGTGGTGAACGAGGCGGCGCTGCTCGCGGCCCGGCGCAACCGCGACGCGGTGATGCGCGCGGACTTCGAGGAGGCCATCGAGCGCGTGGTGGCGGGGCTGGAGAAGAAGAACCGCCGGATGAACGAGCGCGAGAAAGAGATTGTCGCGCACCACGAAGCCGGCCACGCGGTGGTGGGGTGGATGCTGCCCTACGCCGAGCGGGTGACGAAGGTCTCCATCATCCCTCGCGGACTGGCGGCGCTGGGCTACACCATGTCGCTGCCCTTGGAGGACCGCTACCTCATGTCGCTGGAGGAATTGCGCGACAAGATGGCGGGGATGATGGGCGGCCGGGCGGCGGAGGAGCTGTTCGTGGGAGAGATTTCCACGGGCGCCTCCAATGACTTGAAGCAGGCCACGGAGATCGCGCGGATGATGGTGCGCGACTACGGCATGAGCAGCCTGGGGCCGGTGGCGCTGGGCAGCGAGCACGGGCCGGGCTTCTTGCGCTCGGCGGGCATACCGGAGACGCGCTCCTACTCCGAGCAGACCGCGCGGATGATCGACGAAGAGGTGCACAAGCTGGTGGCCGAGGCCCTGGAGCGCGCCCGTCACGTGCTCAACACGCACCGCGACAAGGTGCAGGCCGTGGCCGCGCGCCTCCTGGCGACGGAGGTCATCGAGGAGGACGCGATGATCACCATCCTGGGACCCAAGGTCATCGCGGAGCGGGGCCTGCTGCACCCCGAGGCCCGGGCGGTCATCTCGGCCCACCCGGTGGCGCCGAACGAGCCGGAGACCCCGCCCACCCAGCACTCGGATTCTCCCGTCGACGCCTGA